DNA from Halorarum salinum:
AGGGATCGATACGAGGAGAATCGGATCCCGTCAAGATCTTCTGACAATATCGGATTGAGGAGTTCTTCCTCCCACTCGATCCACGAATCCGGGTATTCCTCCTTCAGTTTCGGATCGTCAACGGAACCCCGCAGTTTCTCCCACGCCTCCCGGCTCTCGTACTGCCAGACAGCAGTATACCGATCGACGCGTGCGCCTTTAATCCCTTTGAGGAACCAATAATCGGTCAACTCCGGAAGGTCAATCAGGTCTCGTAATTCAGCCTCGGCAACAGTTGCTTCAAATTCTGCTGGTGTGGCGTCTTCGGTTAGTTCGCATTTTTGAATGTTAATACCATTGAATTTTATTACTCACATCTTCATCTGGGAAAATCAATTTACTTTGTTAAAGTAACCATTCGCATAGATATTGGCGGCCCAATTGGAATAGAGATGAATTTTTCGGCATCTATTTTACTTCCTCGTTCGAAGTGTCTCTCTAGCGAGGGACAGTTCGATCAATCATCACTGATGGTAGGCGTTCCATCTCCATCCGCCGCCCAAGCAGCGTCCTCGTGAACTCTCATTCGCGAGTCGCAACGAATTAGTCTCTCACCTGAGTCACACCCAAAAATGACCGTCTCAGGTGACCGCCAATGCAGTTGATCGACGATGAGGGCAACCTCTTCGGTATCGTCAACGCCGTCGACGCGTTCGCGGTCCTCCTCGTCATCGCCGTCCTCACAGCGGGTGCCGCGTTTGCCCTCCAACCCGACCCGGAGCCGCAAGAATCCGACCGGACATCCCGACACGCCACCCTTGACCTCGGCTCCCAGCCCGACTACATCATCGCCGAACTGAACGAGGGAGATACGTACTCTGCATCCGAGAAAACGAACCTCACGATCACCGACGTCCATCTCGAACCCACCACAGACGGTTCTGACACGCGCGTATTCCTCCGCGTCGAACTCGTCGGAGAGTCCACGGAGACGGCCGACAACACTGGGACACCCATGCTCTCGTACGAGGGCGCACCGCCTCGGCTCGGTCGTAACCTCGATATCGTCACCGACAGCTACCAGGTGAGCGGCCGTATCACCGACGTCGGCGATGAGTCGTCACTTCCGACCGTCGAACGCACCGTCCTCCTCGAGACGACTGTCGACGCAGACACTGCCACCATTATCGAAGAAGGCGACCAGTTCACCCTTCGCGAGCGGACGCTCGGGGCCGTTGAACACGTCGAGGTATACGGGACCAACAAGTCCAACCGAAAGCGCGTTCTCCTCGGGGTCACCCTCACCGCCAGTGAGATGGGTGATGGCACCGAGTTCGCCGGCACGCGACTGCGACAGGGCGCCACGATTCCCTTCCGCACGGCAGACTACGATCTCATGGGAGAAATTACGCGCGTCGACGCCACCGAACCACGAGGGGAGCCGACCACCCGGACGGTGACGCTCACACTCGAAAATGTCTCACCGGAACTGTCGACGTCCATCCGGTCGGGCATGACCGAGTCCGCGAACGGGAACGTGCTCGCCGAACTCACTGACGTCCAGCGGGAGCCCTCGACCATCGTGCTCGTCAGCGATGACGGAAACATCTACGAACGTGAACACCCGCGCAACGAGGACGTGACCATTACCGCCGACCTCGCGGTTCGCGAGACAGCCACCGGTATCACGTTCAAGGGCGAACCGCTCCAGTACGGGTCGACTGTCACCCTGGATCTCGGGAGCGTCACTGTCACTATGACGGTCGGTTCGATGTAACCCAATGGCAGACACCCCATCTGCCCAGAAGTCGACGGGCACGCGAGCGGTCCTTGGTCGTGCACTGGAGCAGTCGTCCCTAGTTGTGGCGCTACGCGCGCCGTTCCGGGAAGATGCACGGACGCGCCAAACAGCCCGATGGCTCTCGGAGACCGTCAGGAACTCGTTCATCTACCGCTGGCTCACGAAGGAACCCGAACCCGAGGTATTCGTCATCGATCTCCGAGAGACGTGGACTGTCGGACCGGTCATCCGCCTTCTCGATCACGTCATTGTTGGGGTCATCCCCATCTGGAACGAATCAACGTTCAAGCGCGGTTTTGATCTTCTCGCACTCCAACTCGACCATGCAACTGAGACTCGGTCCGGACAGCTCCTCATCAAGTTTCTCGAACCACCAGCGCCTCCCGAGGAGACGAACGAATCAGATGGCGGCCAAGTTCGGTCGGATCACGAGGAGTAAGCCACTCAGCTATTGTAATACCTGAAACTTAGCGTCGAACCGTGTCACGTCTTCCAAACCCGAGGTCACGAACTGCTTCGGCCGAGACGACCACGTTCCGACCCGCAGTCACTGGTTCGTTCGTAACTGAGCCGACGAGTGTCGCGAGATCGCTGCGGTAGGATTGTCGCCTGTTCCGAGCCTGTATCGTGACAGTGTCCTTCGACTCGAAGAACGTTCCTCGCTCGAGGAGGAACAGCTCGACAGCACGGAGTCGGGACTCCTTGGGTGCCTCGAGTAACCACTGGGGTAGGTGACCGACTGAGTCATCGTTCTTGTCACCTTGCGGTGCGCCATATGCAACGAGGACGCGACCGAACACCGTCGCTCCCTCGGCCGGAAGGAATTCCGTCGGACGGTCGGGATCGTCCTCGTGGCGTGTAACGTAGCCATCCGTCATGTCTGCGAGTGCGTCAGCGATGAGTGCGTGCCCCCGTTCAGTTTCGGGTAGCCAGGCCGGAACCCAGTTTGTCGCGATACCACCGCATGCGAAGATGCCAGCGAGGAGCGTCGCGAGCGCCGGTTGTCGTGGGTCTGATTCGTCCATGCTCAGCCATCCTCGCCCCCGGGCGTGTTCGAGTCCACGGACGACGTCAGGTTTCGACGTCTCGTTCATCCAGCCGCGTATCCGGTTTTCGTTCAGCCCGAGGTTCGTACTGGCCCGACGGCGGCCGTGCTCCGGATGCTTCGAGACGTATTCTCGGACTCGCTGGAAGTCTTGAAGGACATCAGTTGGCTGCGACGCATTGGGCGGCTCGTACGTGTTGACGAACTCCGTTTCTCTAGATGAAAGTGGCATCAATTCGTGACTCTAATGGTCGCATCCGACATCGAGAAAAATGATTCGAGTTTCCGTTTGATTCAGTTACGGCGTCTGACCTTCTGCAAGCGCCTGCGAGTTACTGCCGTCCGGAGATGTCCAGATTACGCGGACTGTCGTTCCTTCGGCAACGGGATAATCGCTGCCGACTTCACCAAGCATCACAGAGGATCCTGACGCAACTGGGTAACTCGAGAATTCCTCCGAGTTTCCATCAGCGTCTTCTAACACGAGTGACTCGGAGTTATCCTGATCGATCGTCGCACCACCCTCGTGAACTGCTTCGACGGCATACGAGTTACCAGCGCCATTTCCCGAATATTCGAAGTCGAAATTCGCGTTCGGTGCCGTATCGCCGAGGTTGTTCCCCAGTCCGAGCACGAACGTCCCGATGACGGCCGCGAGGATCACGGTGATCGCCACCATGAGGATGACTCCGATAACTGGACTGACAGCGCGATCTTCAGTGTAGAGTTTCTGGAAGTTCATTGTCTATTAGGGTGCCTGACTTTCCGCGATCGTCTGGGAGTTGCTGCCGTCAGGGGATGTCCAGACGACGCGAATATCTGCCCCTGACATTACATCTTCTAGCGTTTCAGAGTCACCAGAGCTTACCCCGTCATTGAGGGTTCCAATGTCCACCTCATCACCATTAGGCTCAGGTTCCGTCTCAGAAGCACTAAGGACGAGACTGTCAGCGTTATCGCTATCTATAGTCGCACCCCCTTGATGGGTCGCAGTAACGTCATAATCACCAGCACCTGTAGGATCATCGTAATCGAAGTCGAAGTTCGCATTCGGCGCTGTATCGCCGAGGTTGTTCCCCAGTCCGAGCACGAACGTCCCGATGACGGCCGCGAGGATCACGGTAATCGCCACCATGAGGATAACTCCGATAACTGGACTGACCGCCCGTTCGTCTTCGATGAGCTTTCTGAATTGCATTAGTTGTCTCCTGTGACCCGGAGCCCCGGACGGAACCGATTTCCGTGATGCGGAGCGTTGAGTCTGAATTACCAAACAAATAGTCTGGGAATAAAGGTACTGGTCAGATTATCAGTTGTGAATCCACCCCTCGCCATTCCTGGGAAAGGACCAGCAATGAACGCGTGTGGATTCGAACCATCCGGGGTAAGCTATTCCTACGACCGACACCATCGGGAGACGGTGGCTTTATTCTCCGAGTGTGACTGACTCTGGCTATGGTCACCGCCCGCGACGTCCGCGACCTTCTCGACGAGCGGCCGGATCTCGAACCGGCCGTTGAGGTCGTCCTCGAACCCGAGGAGCCATGGGTGTTCGAGGACGTCGACGTCGACTCGGGCGCATTCGGCGAACTCGTCTCCCACGGTATCGTCACGCGCGATGGTGATGAGTATCGGATCGCGGATCGGGCCGCCGTACGGAACGGACTCAATGGTGAAATTCGTGCTACGGAATCCACCGACGACAGCTCCTTCGATTTTGAATTCTTCATCACCGACCGCTTCGAACGTGGCCTCCTCGTCGGCGTACTCCTGCTCGTCGTCGCCTTTCGCCTCTTCTCGTTGTCCTCCGTGTTTCAGGGAGGTGACGTCGTCCTTACCGGGAATGACCCCTACTTCTACCGCTACTGGGTCGAGACGATGCTCGCCACTCCCGAGGCGACGTTCGGAGTGGTTCCGGACGGCATCAGCATGGGTGAACCACTTCTCGTGGCGACGCTCTGGCTCGCCTCGTCGGTGCTCGGCGGCACACCTGAGGTCGCCGGCCACGTCCTCGCCTGGTACCCGATCGTTTCGGCCATTATCACCGCCCTGCTTGTCTACCTGATTACGGTGACGATCACCGACGACCGCCGGATTGCCATTGCCGCAGTTGCCATGTTCGCGGTCGTTCCGGCCCACGCCTATCGAACGAGTCTCGGCTTCGCTGACCACCACGCGTTCGACTACCCCTGGCTCGCGCTGACCGTACTCGGCATCGTAATCGTCGCACAGGAGGCTCAACGACTGGACGCGACAGTGGATGACTCGTCTGGGCTGAGGGGTCTCCTCCCGCCGAAGAGGGCCGCCGCGATGCTCGCCATCGGCGTCGGTGTCGGGGGCCAGACGCTCGCGTGGGATGCGAGCCCACTGCTGATCGCACCGATCGGCCTGTATCTCGCCGCCGACGCGCTTCGCGCCGTCCGCGCGGGCGAGTCACCACTCCCGACGAGCGGACCGGTCCTGCTCGGAACGATCCTGGGTGCTATCATCGCGTGGACTGCACACACGACGGTCGAGTGGCACACGACGCTCGTCGCGTCGGCGCCAGCGCTCGTCGCTATCGGCGGCATCGGCGTACTCGTCGCCGGCGAACTCGCGTATCGACTCGACCAGCCTGCGAAGGTCCTGGCCGGTATCGAGGGTGTGGGACTGGTCGCAGGAATAGTGGCACTCACCACGCTCCGACCGGAGTACTGGGCGCGACTCACGACGGGCGTCACCGACCGCCTGCTCGCACGCCGGGCGATCGCCGAGACGCAGGGGCTGTTCGGCCAGTCGTTCGGCTGGTTGCTCCTGATCGGCCTTGTGCTCGTCCTCGCGCTCCCCTACATGGCGTGGGGGATCAGGTTGGCGCTCGAGGACGAGCGCTGGCTGGTCCCGACCGTGTACAGCTGGTACTTCCTCGTGCTCGCGACCATTCAGGTGCGGTTCCTCGGTGAACTCTCCCCAGTCGTCGTCATCTTCGCCGCCACGGGTTTCATCCACCTCGCAGAGAAGATCGACTGCTCTCGCCCGCCGGCGCCGTTCGAGGGCACCCGCGTTCCCGACATTCGAATCCCGGACCGGGAACCGCTCGTCGCGGTCGTCATCCTGTTCCTGTTCGTCACGAGCGTGAGTATCGTCCAGGTGCCGGTGAAGACGAGCCAGCTCACCATCTCCGAGGGACAGTACGAGACGGCCGACTGGATCGCCGACCATAGCGCCGAACAGGGCCATGAGTACCCCGAAAACTACGTGTTCAGTTTCTGGCCGGACACACGTGTGTACAACTACTTCGTGAACGGCGAGTCCCGCTCCTACGGGTACGCCCAGAGCAACTACGTCGACTTCGTCGGCTCACAGGACCCGGCCGAATGGTACGACCGCTTGGACGGGCGGGCCGGCTACGTCGTCACCACGCCGATCGTCGTCGGGAACGAGACGATGCTCGGCACCCGCCTCCAGGTCAACAACGGCAGCCGAACTGACGCCGCCCCGGGGCTCGCTCACTATCGCCTCATCCATACTGAGACAGACGGCGAATACAAGGTATTCGAACTCGTCGACGGCGCGGTCATCCAGGGGGAGGCGGAGCCAAACGAGACAGTAACAGTGCGGACGGACGTCGAACTGGAGAACTTCTCGTTCACGTACGTCCGCGAGACGACCGCTGATGCAAACGGGACCTACAGCGTGCGAGTCGCTCACCCAGGTGAGTACCAGCTCGGAAACGAATCCGTCTCAGTCCCTGAATCGGCTGTGGAGAACGGAACGACCGTCACCGCGGGCGGAGGGAACTGATCGAGAATGCGGTCGATCCCCGTTCCGCTCTTCCCACGGTCGCTCCGCTGGCTCGGCGTCTGTGCCGTCGTCGTGGTGATCAGCTACTTCTCGCTCGGGAGTGTGCCACCGGAACCGCCAACGCCGACGCCCATCTGGGACAAGCATCTCCACTTCATCTCGTATGCCGGACTCGCACTGGCGCTCGCGTACGCGACGGTCGATCACTATACCTCGTCCCGCCGACGCGTTCTCGTCCTCGGCGGCGCAATCGCGTTCGGCGTGCTCATCGAACTCCTTCAGGGAACCACCCCACACCGCTACTTCGGATGGGGCGACCTGCTCGCGAACGCGCTCGGTGCGGCGCTCGCGAGCCTCTGGTTCGTCGTCGAACGGGTCGTTCGGTACGTTCCAATACTGGATTCGGACTGAGATCAGGCGACCAGTAACCCGCCGAGCATGGCCAACGCGCCGAGCGCGACACAGACGGCCCAGAAGTCGATTCGTTCGACCACCCGCATCAGCGCGTCGATGGTGAGATAGCCGACGACGGCGGCCACGACCAGCGAGACCCCGGCCGCGGCGAGCGTAACGTCGGCGAGTCCCGTGTCGAAATATGCGAGCAGCCCACCACCCACTGCCGCCGGGATCGACAGCAAGAACGAGAACCGAAACGCGTCTGGGCCCTCGTGCCCGCGGAGCAATAGCACCCCAGTGGTCGTCCCCGACCGGGAGACTCCGGGGAGGATGGCGATCCCCTGTCCGATGCCGACGAGTACGGCGTCGAGGAGGCTCGGGTCGTCCCGCTCTCCGAGCCCGAACCCGGTCGAGAGGCGCTGAAACAGCCCCGTCAACACGAGCAGGGCGCCAACGAGGACGACGAACAGTCCACCCGTGAGCGCCGACACCAGCGCATCGAGTGTCGCGTACGCGGCGATGCCGACGATGCCCGAGACGAGCGTCCCCACCGCGAGAAACGTCACCGTCGCGTGCTCACCCTCGAACGCCGAGCCCGGTCGCCACGCCGGAAGGAGTACGAGGACGTCGTGGAGGTCCTCGCGGTAGTACGCCGTCGCCGACAGCGCCGTCCCGAGATGGAGAAAGAGCGCGAACGCGACGGCATCGTCCGGTGCACGGCCGAGCATCGAGAGCGCGAGCGCGATGTTTCCCTCACTCGAGATGGGAAGCCACTCGAAGGCCCCCTGTAACGCTCCGACGACGAGCGCGACGACGAGCGACCGGTCCATACCACGTGTGGGTCAGCCGGCCCGGAAGGTCCTTCCGATGCACTTCTGGCCTGGCAGTCTCGACTCCTCACCGACGTGGCAACTGGATTGCTAGCCTCACATCCGGTGCAACAGCTGGTGGCTGTACCGAGAATGTGGACACTCGAATGTCTGGATCACCGCTATTCGACTGACTCGCCGCTCGCCGGTGGAGCGCGTCGAAAGAATGGGTCCGCAGTTCCGCGTGAAGCGGAGCGGTGACCGGTTCCGCCGGTCAGTCGTGGTTCAGCTTAGTCGCGACGGACTGCGACGAGCGCGGCGCCGATCAGCGCGATGAGAGCCAGCACGGCCGTGAAGCCGGGCGTGGTCGTCTCGGTCGGCGTCGAGTCGTCACCGTTGCCGTCAGGCGTGGCGGTGTCGGTCGGCGTGCCGTCGTCCGGCGTGGCGGTGTCCGTCGGCGTGCCGTCGTCGGTCGTCGGCGTGCCGTCGTCCGTGCCCGGCGTGGACGTGCCGACCGACTCGACGATGTTGCCGTCGGCCTCTTCGAAGGCAGCGAACGTGCCGGTGCCGGTCACCGTGAAGGTGTCGCCAGCAGCGTTGTCGCTGAGATCGAAGCCAGTGGCCTCGAGCGTGCCGTCAGCCTGCACAGTCGCGGTGATCGTCTCGATGAACCGCGGCTCGGTGTTGTCACCCGAGCGGATGCGCACGTTGACCTCGCTGCCGGGGGCGATGTTCGTCTCGCCCTCGATGGACACGTTCTCGGACGCCGTCACGTTGGTCGGGTCGTCGAACGAGCCCTCAGCAGCCTCGTAGTCGAACGTCGCGTTCACCGAGTCGTAATCGTCCGAACTCGACGCAAGGCCGTCCCCGTCGACATCCTCATCGTCAAGCTCGAGCAGGCGACCGTCCGCGATGGACAGTTCAGCCTCGTAGGCGTCACCGTCCTCGAACTCGCCATCCTCCACGAAGGAGGCAGCGGACGGGTCGAAGACGATGTAGTAGACGTTCTCGTCACTGTCGGAGACGACCGACAGCGAGTCAGAGGTCACGTCGACCTCCTTGGGATCCTGGTTGTTTCCAGTGGTCGCCTCGGTCTGCTCGATGCTCAGCGCGACCTGACCACTACTGGTCGCGGCCGCCAGCTGTTCGCTCACAGAGTCGCCGTCGGCACCCGCGGCGTCGAGGAGGCCCTCGAGCCCGGAGGCGGACGTCTGGAAGACGAGCTGGTCGGCTCCGTCGTCGGAGCCAGCGACCATGTCAGTCTCGGTGAGGCCGTCGTTGGAGACGGCGTCATCGACGGCGCTGACCTGATCCTCGGCGTCCTCGTCCTGGATCTCCTCGATGGTGTCGCTGGACGCACGCCAGAGGTTCATCTCGTCGGTCGAGCGCTCCTCGAGGATGAGCGTGCTGAGGTCGTCCTCGTTGTTGAGCGCGGTGCTCGCGTCACCCTCGGTAATCGGCGAGGTGCTGACCGAGATGTCGTACTCGCCCGAGTCGAGCAGGTCGTCCAGATCCTGCTGTTCGCTGTCGAAGTTCTCGAGCGTGGCAGTGTCGTCGTCACCTTCCGCGGAGACGACGTCGGATGCCGAGTAGTCGCTACCGGTGGACATACCGGCGAGGTAGGTGTTGAACAGGACGGTCACTTCGCCGTCGTCGTCACCATCCTCGACGGAGATGTTCGCCTGGTAGCTGTCGTCCTCGTAGTCGCCGATGACGACGCTCCCGGTGTCGGTCTCGTCGAGTTCGACGGTGATCGCGGCGATGTCACCCTGCTGGTCGGTGACCGAGTCGTTCGCGACCGCGATGTCTTCGTCACCCGCTTCCTCGACCTGGACCTCGTCGGTCTCGACCGAGACGCCGGTGTCGTCGTGCGTCACTTCAACCGTGTAGTTGCCCGTGGTTTCGGGGGCATCGATCGCGATGTCCGCGTCACCGCTCCCGGTGAAGGTGCCGGTGACTTCAGTGCCGTCGACTTCGTCACCGTCGGAGTCGAGCAGCACTGCCGTGTAGGCGCCCTGCGGGTCGTTCGACTCGGCAGAGACCTCGACGGACTCGTCAGTCTGGACCGTGTTGTCGACGAGCTCGGCCGAGAGACCGAGGTCTCGCGTCTGGAGCGTGATGGTCGCCGAAGATGCCGACTCGCCATCGAAGGCGATCTTGTAGTCCTCACCAGCCTCAAGGTCGCTGGTGTCGTAGGTGATCCGGTCGCCCGGAGCCGTGTGCAGCGTGTCTACGGGAGTGTAATCGCCATCATTAGAGTCGTCGACACGGAAGATCTCGATTCCCTGCTCAGACCCATCAGACGTCACGAGAGTGACAGGTTCACCAACCTGGATGGTGCCTCCCGAATCCCCATCGGTGAAGGAGGTATCGGATGCCTCGAAGAGCTTGTACTGGACCTCAATCTCTTCGCCAGACTCCGAGTCAGAGATGACGTGGGTGACGCGGCTGTCGGTGCTAGCGTCACTCAGGTCGAGATCGAGTACGACGTCGTTCGTTGCTTGGGCGTCACTAGCGTCAAGAGTGATCTCACCGTTGTCTACCTCGACGGGTTCACCATTGACGGAGGCGCTTGTGATCTCGACACCGTTGTCAAGCGTCTCACTCACATCGATTGTAATCGTTTCATCGCCCGATTCCTGTTCATAGTCGAATGAGAACGTTTGCGTATCGCTCTCTTGGCCAATATCGATCGCTCGTTGATCGATGGCAATTTGGCCATTACCGGCCGCCGCAGCAGCCGATCCTGCGAACGCCACGGACCCAGCGAAGACGCTGAAGACCATGAGCGCTGCGAGAACCAGCGCGCGTGCCTTGTTGGTTGTGTTTGTCATGATTGTCTGGTTTCGGTTGGCGACTTCCACGTTCGCCCGTGCCTCGGATCGCCCGCGAGGCGGACTCGGCCTGGGATACTTGCGTGGGTCACCGTCGGGTAGGGGTACAATGGTCAAGACAGACCACCGGTAAATGCTTTGTGATGAAGTAGGGGGGTGTGAACCGGCTTCACACGGCGTCAGACGCCGTATATACCCAAATTACCGAACTCGCCTTACCCCGTTTGTAAGATGACCGTTCACCTGTAGTTCCCCATGGTATGATACGCTTTAGTTAGCAATGCCAGCACGTGTACTTGGGCTCT
Protein-coding regions in this window:
- a CDS encoding DUF4330 family protein, with the protein product MQLIDDEGNLFGIVNAVDAFAVLLVIAVLTAGAAFALQPDPEPQESDRTSRHATLDLGSQPDYIIAELNEGDTYSASEKTNLTITDVHLEPTTDGSDTRVFLRVELVGESTETADNTGTPMLSYEGAPPRLGRNLDIVTDSYQVSGRITDVGDESSLPTVERTVLLETTVDADTATIIEEGDQFTLRERTLGAVEHVEVYGTNKSNRKRVLLGVTLTASEMGDGTEFAGTRLRQGATIPFRTADYDLMGEITRVDATEPRGEPTTRTVTLTLENVSPELSTSIRSGMTESANGNVLAELTDVQREPSTIVLVSDDGNIYEREHPRNEDVTITADLAVRETATGITFKGEPLQYGSTVTLDLGSVTVTMTVGSM
- a CDS encoding type IV pilin — its product is MNFQKLYTEDRAVSPVIGVILMVAITVILAAVIGTFVLGLGNNLGDTAPNANFDFEYSGNGAGNSYAVEAVHEGGATIDQDNSESLVLEDADGNSEEFSSYPVASGSSVMLGEVGSDYPVAEGTTVRVIWTSPDGSNSQALAEGQTP
- a CDS encoding type IV pilin, whose product is MQFRKLIEDERAVSPVIGVILMVAITVILAAVIGTFVLGLGNNLGDTAPNANFDFDYDDPTGAGDYDVTATHQGGATIDSDNADSLVLSASETEPEPNGDEVDIGTLNDGVSSGDSETLEDVMSGADIRVVWTSPDGSNSQTIAESQAP
- a CDS encoding VanZ family protein yields the protein MRSIPVPLFPRSLRWLGVCAVVVVISYFSLGSVPPEPPTPTPIWDKHLHFISYAGLALALAYATVDHYTSSRRRVLVLGGAIAFGVLIELLQGTTPHRYFGWGDLLANALGAALASLWFVVERVVRYVPILDSD
- a CDS encoding undecaprenyl-diphosphate phosphatase, giving the protein MDRSLVVALVVGALQGAFEWLPISSEGNIALALSMLGRAPDDAVAFALFLHLGTALSATAYYREDLHDVLVLLPAWRPGSAFEGEHATVTFLAVGTLVSGIVGIAAYATLDALVSALTGGLFVVLVGALLVLTGLFQRLSTGFGLGERDDPSLLDAVLVGIGQGIAILPGVSRSGTTTGVLLLRGHEGPDAFRFSFLLSIPAAVGGGLLAYFDTGLADVTLAAAGVSLVVAAVVGYLTIDALMRVVERIDFWAVCVALGALAMLGGLLVA
- a CDS encoding DUF7827 domain-containing protein, which produces MEVANRNQTIMTNTTNKARALVLAALMVFSVFAGSVAFAGSAAAAAGNGQIAIDQRAIDIGQESDTQTFSFDYEQESGDETITIDVSETLDNGVEITSASVNGEPVEVDNGEITLDASDAQATNDVVLDLDLSDASTDSRVTHVISDSESGEEIEVQYKLFEASDTSFTDGDSGGTIQVGEPVTLVTSDGSEQGIEIFRVDDSNDGDYTPVDTLHTAPGDRITYDTSDLEAGEDYKIAFDGESASSATITLQTRDLGLSAELVDNTVQTDESVEVSAESNDPQGAYTAVLLDSDGDEVDGTEVTGTFTGSGDADIAIDAPETTGNYTVEVTHDDTGVSVETDEVQVEEAGDEDIAVANDSVTDQQGDIAAITVELDETDTGSVVIGDYEDDSYQANISVEDGDDDGEVTVLFNTYLAGMSTGSDYSASDVVSAEGDDDTATLENFDSEQQDLDDLLDSGEYDISVSTSPITEGDASTALNNEDDLSTLILEERSTDEMNLWRASSDTIEEIQDEDAEDQVSAVDDAVSNDGLTETDMVAGSDDGADQLVFQTSASGLEGLLDAAGADGDSVSEQLAAATSSGQVALSIEQTEATTGNNQDPKEVDVTSDSLSVVSDSDENVYYIVFDPSAASFVEDGEFEDGDAYEAELSIADGRLLELDDEDVDGDGLASSSDDYDSVNATFDYEAAEGSFDDPTNVTASENVSIEGETNIAPGSEVNVRIRSGDNTEPRFIETITATVQADGTLEATGFDLSDNAAGDTFTVTGTGTFAAFEEADGNIVESVGTSTPGTDDGTPTTDDGTPTDTATPDDGTPTDTATPDGNGDDSTPTETTTPGFTAVLALIALIGAALVAVRRD